The following are encoded in a window of Lactobacillus panisapium genomic DNA:
- a CDS encoding cytochrome C5, with protein MSQDSHMTRREYRKKYASENDETVSPAATQRPVKENPAGSTRADYRHLKLNFWEIFSDRPYVAVAIVVLAIFFVMAKLWWLLLLLAIIVAVGIFIIGHSHHPDRVLSLEFKMKASRKLNMLRALQFGGSILMFLATYMKKVVTVNFPEAGSTDGLQVIQGVLSNRGGVYGQQGSYILSLLNTFTGGQLWGKYRYATNSAQMMNSSAGRLIIIWVLVLMIAPAFCVMAQFFREPYSRNTALVASVIATVTFILTPRLLRKWIVEYAVENRMASQQAQAAISVGPMAYVAMLCAILVLVISIYRVIKKDRFE; from the coding sequence ATGAGTCAGGATTCACATATGACCAGACGTGAATATCGCAAAAAGTATGCGAGTGAAAATGATGAAACGGTTAGTCCTGCTGCTACCCAAAGGCCCGTTAAAGAAAATCCGGCTGGATCAACGCGTGCTGATTACCGTCACCTTAAACTAAACTTTTGGGAAATCTTTTCTGATCGACCTTATGTTGCAGTGGCGATTGTTGTATTAGCCATCTTTTTTGTGATGGCTAAATTATGGTGGTTGTTACTGTTATTAGCAATAATAGTGGCTGTCGGCATTTTCATCATCGGTCATAGCCATCACCCAGATCGTGTTCTCAGCTTGGAATTTAAAATGAAGGCTTCCAGAAAGCTTAATATGCTGCGTGCACTGCAATTCGGTGGCTCTATTCTCATGTTTTTAGCAACTTATATGAAAAAAGTTGTCACTGTTAATTTCCCAGAAGCAGGCTCTACCGATGGCTTACAGGTTATCCAAGGCGTTTTATCGAATCGTGGCGGTGTTTATGGGCAACAAGGCTCATATATTCTTAGCTTGCTCAATACTTTTACTGGGGGACAGCTTTGGGGCAAGTACCGCTATGCGACTAATAGTGCGCAAATGATGAATAGCAGCGCCGGCAGATTGATTATTATTTGGGTTCTTGTGTTGATGATAGCACCAGCATTCTGCGTCATGGCACAGTTTTTCCGTGAGCCTTATTCACGAAATACGGCACTAGTCGCATCAGTCATTGCTACCGTAACTTTTATTTTGACTCCACGGTTATTGCGTAAATGGATTGTGGAATACGCGGTGGAAAACCGAATGGCTAGTCAGCAAGCACAAGCTGCAATTAGTGTTGGTCCTATGGCATACGTTGCCATGCTCTGTGCAATCTTAGTGTTGGTCATTTCCATTTATCGTGTAATTAAGAAAGACCGGTTTGAGTGA